One genomic window of Meles meles chromosome 3, mMelMel3.1 paternal haplotype, whole genome shotgun sequence includes the following:
- the LRRC70 gene encoding leucine-rich repeat-containing protein 70 codes for MNRKTKNRAMCGLHFSLPCLRLFLLVTCYLLFLLHKEILGCSSICQLCTGRHINCRNIGLSSIPKNFPESTVFLYLTGNNISHIKEGELTGLDSLVALYLDNSRIAYVYPKAFVQLRHLYFLYLNNNFIKRLDPGIFEGLSNLRTLYLQSNQVAFVPRGVFNDLVSVQYLNLQKNRLTILGSGTFFGMIALRILDLSNNRILRISDLGFQHLGNLDCLYLEGNNLTKVPSNAFEVLKSLKKLSLSHNHIEAIQPFAFKGLVNLEYLLLKNSGIQNVARDGFSGINNLKHLILSHNNLENLNSDTFSLLKNLIYLKLDRNRIISIDNDTFENMGASLKILNLSFNNLTDLHPRVLKPLSSLTHLQANSNPWECNCKLLGLRDWLASSAITLNIYCQNPPSMRGRALHFIKWTDFTNCVTSSTNVSRAWAIKSLHIHHKTTALMMAWHKVTTNGKHLENTESVTFWERSHTAPASRFFQENTFGNPLEATAVLPVQIQLTSSVNLNLEKNSALPIDDASVSGKTSLICTQEVEKLNEAFDILLAFFILACVLIIFLIYKVVQFKQKQKAPENSGENRLEYYSFYQSARYNVTASICNTSPHSLESPGLEQIQLHKQIVPESEAQVILFEHSAL; via the coding sequence ATGAACAGAAAAACCAAGAACAGGGCTATGTGTGGATTACATTTTTCTCTGCCTTGCCTACGACTTTTTCTACTTGTTACCTGTTATCTTCTATTCTTATTACATAAAGAGATTCTTGGATGTTCGTCTATTTGCCAGCTCTGCACTGGGAGACATATTAACTGCCGTAACATAGGCCTTTCAAGTATTCCTAAGAATTTTCCTGAAAGTACAGTTTTTCTGTATCTGACTGGAAACAATATATCTCACATTAAGGAGGGTGAATTAACAGGACTTGATTCTCTTGTAGCATTGTATTTGGATAATTCTCGCATTGCGTATGTGTATCCAAAAGCCTTTGTTCAGCTGAGGCATCTATATTTTCTATacctaaataataattttataaagcgCTTGGATCCTGGAATATTTGAGGGACTTTCCAATCTTCGTACTTTGTATTTACAGTCTAATCAAGTAGCTTTTGTTCCAAGAGGAGTATTTAATGATTTAGTTTCAGTACAGTACTTAAATCTACAAAAGAATCGCCTCACTATCCTGGGGAGTGGTACCTTTTTTGGCATGATTGCTCTTCGGATACTTGATTTATCAAACAATAGAATTTTGAGGATATCAGACTTAGGCTTTCAACATCTTGGAAACCTGGATTGTTTGTATCTAGAAGGTAATAATTTAACAAAAGTACCGTCAAATGCTTTTGAAGTACTTAAGAGCCTTAAAAAACTTTCTTTGTCTCATAACCATATTGAAGCAATACAGCCCTTTGCATTTAAAGGACTTGTCAACTTGGAGTATCTCCTTCTGAAAAATTCAGGAATTCAAAATGTTGCTAGGGATGGGTTTAGTGGAATTAATAATCTTAAACATTTGATCTTAAGTcataataatttagaaaatttaaattctgaCACATTTAGTTTGTTAAAGAATTTAATTTACCTTAAGTTAGATAGAAACAGAATAATCAGCATTGATAATGATACATTTGAAAACATGGGAGCATCTTTGAAGATCCTTAATCTGTCATTTAATAATCTTACAGACTTACATCCAAGGGTCCTTAAGCCATTGTCTTCACTGACTCATCTTCAGGCAAATTCTAATCCTTGGGAATGTAACTGCAAACTCTTGGGCCTTCGCGACTGGCTAGCATCTTCAGCCATTACGCTAAACATCTATTGTCAGAATCCCCCATCCATGCGTGGCAGAGCATTGCATTTTATTAAGTGGACTGACTTTACAAATTGTGTTACATCTTCGACAAATGTATCCAGAGCTTGGGCTATAAAATCTCTTCATATTCACCACAAGACTACTGCATTAATGATGGCCTGGCATAAAGTAACCACAAATGggaaacatttggaaaatactgagaGCGTTACTTTCTGGGAACGAAGTCATACTGCACCTGCCAGTAGATTTTTTCAAGAGAATACATTTGGTAATCCATTAGAGGCTACTGCAGTGTTACCTGTGCAAATACAGCTTACTTCTTCTGTTAACTTGAACTTGGAAAAAAACAGTGCTCTACCGATTGATGATGCTTCGGTGTCAGGGAAAACATCTCTCATTTGTACACAAGAAGTTGAAAAGTTGAATGAGGCTTTTGACATTTTGCTGGCTTTTTTCATCTTAGCTtgtgttttaatcatttttttgaTCTACAAAGTTGTTCaatttaagcaaaaacaaaaggcaCCAGAAAACTCAGGGGAGAATAGACTTGAATACTACAGCTTTTATCAGTCAGCGAGGTATAATGTAACTGCCTCAATTTGTAACACTTCCCCACATTCTTTAGAAAGCCCTGGTTTGGAGCAGATTCAGCTTCACAAACAAATTGTTCCTGAAAGTGAGGCACAGGTCATTCTCTTTGAACATTCTGCTTTATAA